The stretch of DNA taaaacgatacttcgagaacctaaccatcgaccggaaggtgaagaacggcaaaaatggatgctccgtcagtgaaaaagatcacaagtgcgtagttaggcagtttagacgtgatccgagaagttcggtccgagatgtcgccaataagctgaatttgtcaagttcattcgtccagcggaccaagcagcgggagggcctgcgtacatacaaggttcagaaggctcctaaccgcgacgaaaggcaaaacatggtgggaaagacgcgagcccggaagctgtacaccgaaatgctgacgaagccgcattgcctggtaatggacgacgaaacctacgtcaaagcggactttcgtcagctgccgggcctgttgttcttctccgcagaggacaaattcagcgttccggaggagattcgcaggcagaaactatccaagtttgccaaaaagtacatggtgtggcaagcggaaagcagagcgcccccttcgtgatgaccggcacggtaaacgggcaggtttaccttaaggagtgcctacagaagcgcttactaccactattgaagcagcacgagggcccgaccatcttctggccggattttgCTTCGTGCcaatattcaaaggacgtgttggtgtggtacgaagccaacggggtcaccttcgtgccaaaggaaatgaacctgcccaacgcgccggagcttcgcccaatagagaaatattgggcgattataaaacaggccctccggaagaacccaaaagatgTCAAAtctgaggcggacttcaagagaaaatggatttctgttaaaaaaaaactacaacctgacgttgtacagaaccttatgcaatttgatgtgacacaccctttacacgaaattcgaatttttcaattttttcacaatagcaaaagttgcttcactccaAATGCTtcaactcacgaaccaatcgaccgattgctgtcaaattttgacacgtatccattggaagatggtgctttgtgatagtcaaatagatttttgcaagaggcgtcaTTTAGACGTCAACATTATGAACTTTTCAGGCGAACTGTTATCTTTCTTGAACGCCGTTTCGAGAACTGAACAGCAAACGTAGAAATCAAAATAGAGGAATGATTCTACACGTACACACCTACATGATGATGGGTgttcactagggtgccaatgaaaatggtcatctctaatttcaaaaagttacctcataaaaaatgttaacCACCTCGAAAACAtgtcctatgccaaatattagctcaaacgtacttaagagagagtggcgcaaagcggtcaaagtttgggtttttggaaatcgaaaaatcactcaagggggaggaaatcggggttttcgaaaaaaaattgttgatgccaaatgtcttaaaattgcatgaaacatcgagatctagtgtcatctggaattttttttgtcaaaaatcgacactctgggacttagttttctTTCGAAATACGaaacaaaacgtatggttttgggtaccaataaaaatagttatctcgattacTCATtcagaacttgctgcgaaatgttgatttgcacgataatataccctttgcaaaatattagctcattcgaacttcattggcgatctaacgcaaaacgtaaacgatcgttgagacatctggatttagtttttgaactaagaaaatgatgataaggtaacctaaaactcaaaaacaaatcacgtatattttacttccggtatttccaaggtagttctcacatgcaggaaccatgcatttttcaacttgtttttaattgtgctctcgaatttccttttttgattcaactATTGGcaacatttatacaattttcactactgaaagaggtaatgaaataacatgttatatataaaattgcacagaattaaatttcttaaaaactcgtcgcaatcaaataatcttttatgattataacattgtaatttatggaaagaactacaaacctttcaTAAGCTCACATAGCAAAATttcaaaccatcatcactttcaccgatgcgccgcctaggtgtagatttgtacgttaggtCGCCAAATGATTAGTGTCACAtacgtaaaaatttgagttttttttttgaaaaacgaaagatcactgaaaatcggggttttcaaaaaaaaaaagttgaagccaattgttttaaaattgcattacttgtcgagatttactgttatctcgaaaaaaaaaattgtaaaaaaatattttgtttttgacctTTGtacgtttttccgtctgaaaagttgatttaacaaaaacaaatttttgaaaaccccgatttccggtgattttttggttttcaaaaaactcaaattttaacgtctgcaacactaataaatgaatagTAGCTCattatattttgcatagggtatattatcgtgcaaatcaacatttcgcaacaaattccgaatgaaaaatcgagataattatttttattggcacttaaaaccatacgtttcgtctcgtactcgaaaaaaaaattttttttccgagatgacactagatctctacgtttcatgcaattttgagacatttggcatcaacaattttttttcgggaaccccaatttcctttactcccccctgggtgattttttgatttgctttaaactttgaccgctttgcgccactctccctgaagtccgattgagctgatgtttggcatagggtgttttttcgaggtggtaaacattttgtatagggtaactttttgaaattttagggtcgattttccccatacattcattggcaccctagtgttcaCGTTTTTGAAATGCTTGCTCAAAAGTGGTACGTCAAATTCATGatgaccaaattttgatcgtcCCACCCTTCAATTATGTACTACTTTTTTTCAGTCCGCAGTACGAGAACTTAAAAATTGCTCGAAGTCACTGACAGAAAGAAATCTCGATTGTGTCTCTATTTCTCTTTTGTATAGAGTATCTGCCAATCACAAAAAAAGAATATCGCAGCATCCAGCATACAAAACTAGCAAACAAATGGGGGAAAATGATAGGGTATTTATTATAACTATCATTATTGGATATTGTACGTGTTTGAAAAACTGTGGAAGTAAAAATCCtaattttttcgtttgttttatAGATGTGGTCAAGGACTAAACTTTAGAACAATTGGATTATTGAATGAAGGTCCGAAAACTTAAACTAACTTAAACTTTAGAACAATTGGATTATTGAATGAAGGTCCGAAAATGTTGGTGAGTGTTTGCACTCTTTTCTTGTTGTCAAAAATGTGCACCAGTGTTCGTTGACCATGCTGAAAGATCGTCATATGTTTGCTGCACTGAATCACAATAGGTGATGAATAATATATTTGCCTTAGTTCATGGGGAAGCGGAATAAATCATCATATTGTTGTTGGTGTTTAGTTAACAATACTAAACAACACCCCGTTTAGAGTGCACGTGTTTTAAACTAGGTCGGTGAAACAATAGTTGTACTTGTGAGGAAATTTGTATAGTTCTACCGATGTTATATTAATCAATAAGAAAACAATGAAACTGAGAGAAAACTGTGGTCTGTGTGCATTATATAATTGAAGTGGACATATCAGTAAATCTTTTGAATAACACCTACCTGTATGGTTCCAAATTGAGTTGGAGTACCATTGGAACTGATTGAAAATATATTATCAAAGCTCAGTTGGATGTGATATGTTCAAACTCTGTGTATATGATCGTTCCAGGTAAATACGGTTTTCTAGGAAACCGAGCGCTAGTTCAGAATAAACTGTACGATGTTTTATGTAGACCTGTACGTTTTCGTACCTTCATATGGTACAGATAGATTTTACTCATATTTAAGCGTTCGTTAAGATTCGATTATTTCAGACATCTGCTCCCTTTTGAGCAGCGATGACCGTGATAATGACCAGAAACATGATACTCGTCAAAACTCTAGCTTTCATACTCAGTTTTGTGAGCATGACAAGTGCACACACTCTGTGTAAGTTGTattgtaatgattttttttccgacaGCAACCCGAAaacgttttgtttttctaaTTTTGCAGATTGGAGTACATGCACTACTCCAACCAACAAAACCGGCTCGTGCGTTCCCATAGCGGAATGTAATTCATTTCGGCCGGTTCTTCAAAAACTCATGTTGAACAGCAAGGATCTAAGTTTCATCGAATCTAGCCGGTGTGGTATCCATGGAAAGAAGGCACTAGTCTGTTGTGTCGAACCTTCTGGGTCACCGCCACAAATCGTGCCAATGATTAATTCAACCGAATCCGACAGTAGACCATCATTTCCCAACAAGCTAAAATTGTTGCCTTCTGCACCTGCCTGTGGCGTCCATTACAGCAACCGAATTGTGGGTGGCGAGCGTACCGAAATCACTCAGTTTCCCTGGATGGCTTTGGTGCAACACTACGATCAGCGATGTATGTTTTTGTGGAAATAACATATATATTCGTACATGAATTTATTCGGAATCTTGGTCACTTTCAGATGATGAATATGCGTTTCACTGTGGAGGTTCATTGATCAATGAGTTGTACGTTGTCACGGCTGCACACTGTATTGCTGGTATCCCGGAGACATGGAAGATGTGAGTAAAAGTTTATGGGTGAGTGGATTCGGGATTTACGTTGAACCTTTTTTTTCCACTACAGTAACGCCGTCCGGCTTGGTGAATGGGACACCCAGAACGATCCGGACTGCGAAGAAGACGGGAGGATCTGTTACGAACGGGTACAGGACATCGATGTAGAGAAAGCTATTGTTCATGAACATTTTATCGATAGAAAAACGGAAGTTCACAACGACATCGCTCTGCTGCACTTGTCTAGGAAAGCACGCTACTCGGAAACTGTAATGCCTATCTGTCTTCCGCTTGGAGCCCGCTTCGCTTCCAAATCGTACGTATTATCGAAAATGTTCGTTTCTGGTTGGGGACGAACGGAGACCGAACGCAGAAGTCGGTACAAGCTTTTTGTGGAGCTGAATGGAGTAACGCTTGAAGAGTGCCGTCAACAGTACAGAATGGCGAACATCAACGATAGACAGATTTGTGCTGGGGGAGAAGCTGGCAAAGACTCATGTAAAGGGGACTCAGGGGGACCATTGATGGACGTGATTATGTCGAATGGACAGAAAGCCTACTATCTGGCTGGAGTAGTGAGCTTTGGGAAGCAGTGTGCTCAGAAAGATATACCCGGAGTGTATACGAAAGTAAATCGTTTCAGCGACTGGATTCTAGAGAATATTGAACCTTGAAAATGTAACACGTTTTAGTCATAATTTTCAACTTTCACCTGGACAATAAACCTATgaatcaaaactattttttaagattttactGATGATTGCTTGAGATATTCCACGATGCTTAGTTGTCAATCTAACGAAACATTTCAACTTGCAATAGCCACAACCTGAGACGAGACCTGCCCATAGAGGATTCGTATTCAAGATCAAAAAACTGTCAAAGTCCCACCAGCTGCTGATTGGTTGAGAGGTTGTAAATAAACATGCGTTTCCAACCAATCCTACAGGGTCGCcgataatatttaaaaataaacttctactcaATGCACTCATGGTACAAACTGTCGAACTAGGTTTGATAACAAAgaataacagaaaaatacaTTTAGCTTTCCGACTGTTAaatattaatgttgtattttcagttccgtgtATATACATACagagccattccataccaaaccgatatagtggttctcagattttcgtcggaAGTGGCAATTTCGTTCTTAAGcacaaaacattagatccgtattttttattttttttcattaggatttccattttagggtggtccgaaaatcaattttttccactttttttccccaaaaatgacttttttaaaaattcataacttttgaaccactgaaccgattcagacgatccacatatcaaattgaagccaatgagccagccttttattaaaaaatattgatgaaaaaaaaatgaattttatttttgtaatcattgattgtagtcgttttttattgtttccatggctttggactagtgggtgtttttttcttgaattctgagattttttttacataatatatctcaaTATCAGGTAtgtctttttttcgtttttgagatatgatttttcaaagtggttgaaaaaacaaatttccccctttttccactttaaaaatttataacttttgaagctCCAAGGCTAAGTTTTCCCTCATTCTAACATTAACTCCCTCTCACTCAAATCCTGTCTGCTCACTATAAAAATTGTTTCCTTTtttcttcgcgcacccatgAATATATGCTAACACTATCATTTCtgatcgtattgtgggatttcatgccatttccgGTCTTTTTGTCACCATCCtcaattccaaaatggcatcggaatacgatattcgatttCAGCTGGTAAGACAACTGTACCCAATACCTAATtcgtatgggttttccaaatatatatttattgacgtggaactacgtctttcaggaagtgtgccaaatcagaaaataggtcacgtatttatgaaataaagttaacgttaataactattttcactgtgaacgaattctcttgATTTGCATggcaatcgaatcggaaattctctaagatttgtttgatatgccatatattacaattcactaatctctaaacggtataaattcatgaaaacttccttttttcccatacatttgttctgccgatttgtgtatttcgtatttcgaatgcttatagctcgaacattttttaacagatcggaaagatgtttgcatcaattgatagggaatatttctacgggtctatcacaattaacaaaatgttatttttcatataaTAACTGTACAATGTCAAGCGTCCAATATACatacaatatacaatatatatccgctttgcaaatatacatgcaagtcgggggtatttttgttcccaccgagttgttttttccctaacacggacttcaaaattaatgtgcctgggggattcTGCTTTACAAATacctgcaagtcgggggtaatttTTGCTGtttagtacttttgtactcgcttgtcgttgtgcagaccggaatcagtgttgccacatatacagatttttctgtaatgATACAGATTTCCAGCATGTTTTTTgaccaagaatctgtatatacagactagctgacccggcaaacttcgtctcgcccaaaatttgttttttgttatcaatacattcaaacattcacgttttcttactaagtgcaagttcatgagtccaatcgcagaattgttcattgagttatcttctaatcgaccccgttgaatttaccttttactaaaaaaaatcctagtacttctaccaaaactcataattatgataccagattattttcagacacaattctcgttcaag from Toxorhynchites rutilus septentrionalis strain SRP chromosome 3, ASM2978413v1, whole genome shotgun sequence encodes:
- the LOC129776642 gene encoding CLIP domain-containing serine protease B4-like isoform X3; its protein translation is MFKLCVYDRSSNPKTFCFSNFADWSTCTTPTNKTGSCVPIAECNSFRPVLQKLMLNSKDLSFIESSRCGIHGKKALVCCVEPSGSPPQIVPMINSTESDSRPSFPNKLKLLPSAPACGVHYSNRIVGGERTEITQFPWMALVQHYDQRYDEYAFHCGGSLINELYVVTAAHCIAGIPETWKINAVRLGEWDTQNDPDCEEDGRICYERVQDIDVEKAIVHEHFIDRKTEVHNDIALLHLSRKARYSETVMPICLPLGARFASKSYVLSKMFVSGWGRTETERRSRYKLFVELNGVTLEECRQQYRMANINDRQICAGGEAGKDSCKGDSGGPLMDVIMSNGQKAYYLAGVVSFGKQCAQKDIPGVYTKVNRFSDWILENIEP
- the LOC129776642 gene encoding CLIP domain-containing serine protease B4-like isoform X1 — encoded protein: MIVPAMTVIMTRNMILVKTLAFILSFVSMTSAHTLYWSTCTTPTNKTGSCVPIAECNSFRPVLQKLMLNSKDLSFIESSRCGIHGKKALVCCVEPSGSPPQIVPMINSTESDSRPSFPNKLKLLPSAPACGVHYSNRIVGGERTEITQFPWMALVQHYDQRYDEYAFHCGGSLINELYVVTAAHCIAGIPETWKINAVRLGEWDTQNDPDCEEDGRICYERVQDIDVEKAIVHEHFIDRKTEVHNDIALLHLSRKARYSETVMPICLPLGARFASKSYVLSKMFVSGWGRTETERRSRYKLFVELNGVTLEECRQQYRMANINDRQICAGGEAGKDSCKGDSGGPLMDVIMSNGQKAYYLAGVVSFGKQCAQKDIPGVYTKVNRFSDWILENIEP
- the LOC129776642 gene encoding CLIP domain-containing serine protease B4-like isoform X2 translates to MTVIMTRNMILVKTLAFILSFVSMTSAHTLYWSTCTTPTNKTGSCVPIAECNSFRPVLQKLMLNSKDLSFIESSRCGIHGKKALVCCVEPSGSPPQIVPMINSTESDSRPSFPNKLKLLPSAPACGVHYSNRIVGGERTEITQFPWMALVQHYDQRYDEYAFHCGGSLINELYVVTAAHCIAGIPETWKINAVRLGEWDTQNDPDCEEDGRICYERVQDIDVEKAIVHEHFIDRKTEVHNDIALLHLSRKARYSETVMPICLPLGARFASKSYVLSKMFVSGWGRTETERRSRYKLFVELNGVTLEECRQQYRMANINDRQICAGGEAGKDSCKGDSGGPLMDVIMSNGQKAYYLAGVVSFGKQCAQKDIPGVYTKVNRFSDWILENIEP